One window from the genome of Pararhizobium gei encodes:
- a CDS encoding tellurite resistance TerB family protein — MFDAKKLLDQFLGSQVPGAGGSVRDRAGQLTQVAKDNPLKTGALAAILLGTGTGREVAGTALKLGGLAAIAGLGYQAYKNYQAGNAPVATTPQTQPELLPPPADSGFEPAVIRNDFVLVLVRAMIAAARADGHIDEAERARIMDKVKLSGLDSESEQFLKDELASPVDLDTIVSAARTEEERVELYTASRLAIEPDSRAERGYLDLLAGRLGLPDALVDHIEATVSSAKTAAGDVAVAAPRSSVPQTGETPIKSPW; from the coding sequence ATGTTTGACGCGAAGAAATTGCTGGACCAATTCCTCGGCTCTCAGGTTCCGGGAGCAGGCGGTTCCGTACGTGATCGCGCTGGACAGTTGACGCAGGTTGCGAAGGACAATCCCCTGAAGACCGGTGCCCTTGCCGCAATCCTGCTTGGCACAGGCACGGGCCGGGAGGTGGCAGGCACGGCCCTGAAACTTGGCGGCCTCGCTGCCATTGCCGGCCTCGGCTACCAGGCTTACAAGAATTACCAGGCTGGCAACGCGCCCGTGGCGACAACACCACAGACACAGCCGGAACTGTTGCCGCCGCCGGCAGACTCCGGTTTCGAGCCAGCGGTCATCCGCAACGACTTCGTTCTCGTGCTTGTGCGGGCCATGATCGCAGCCGCCCGCGCCGATGGTCACATAGACGAGGCCGAGCGGGCGCGGATCATGGACAAGGTCAAACTTTCCGGCCTGGATTCGGAATCCGAACAGTTCCTGAAGGACGAGCTGGCAAGTCCGGTCGATCTTGATACCATCGTCTCTGCCGCTCGCACCGAGGAAGAGCGGGTTGAACTGTACACGGCATCGCGCCTCGCTATCGAGCCCGACAGCCGGGCGGAGCGCGGTTATCTCGATCTTCTGGCTGGCCGTCTCGGTCTTCCCGATGCCTTGGTCGATCATATCGAGGCAACTGTATCATCTGCCAAAACCGCGGCCGGCGATGTCGCTGTGGCTGCGCCACGCAGTTCGGTTCCCCAGACAGGCGAAACACCGATCAAATCACCTTGGTGA
- a CDS encoding 2-dehydro-3-deoxy-phosphogluconate aldolase has translation MSKKSDHLLSVLKLQPVVPVLIIDDLSIAVPLARALVAGGLRAIEITLRTPAALEAIRAVANEVEGAVAGAGTILNAAQFEAAVEAGSQFIVSPGTTQELIDAANDSDIPLLPGAATASEVMGLREEGYEVMKFFPAEQAGGAAYLKSLSSPLAGTLFCPTGGISLSNAREYLSLPNVVCVGGSWVAPKDLVAKGDWAGITRLAAEAFALRG, from the coding sequence ATGAGCAAGAAATCGGATCACCTACTTTCCGTTCTGAAACTGCAGCCCGTCGTTCCTGTGCTGATCATCGATGACCTGTCGATTGCGGTCCCGTTGGCACGCGCGCTGGTCGCGGGCGGTCTGAGGGCAATCGAGATTACCCTGCGCACGCCGGCGGCACTGGAAGCCATCCGGGCTGTCGCAAACGAGGTGGAAGGCGCCGTGGCCGGCGCCGGAACCATTCTCAATGCGGCTCAGTTCGAAGCCGCCGTCGAGGCAGGCTCGCAGTTCATCGTTAGCCCCGGCACGACGCAGGAACTGATCGATGCGGCCAACGATTCCGACATTCCTTTGCTGCCGGGTGCTGCCACTGCGAGCGAGGTCATGGGCTTGCGCGAGGAAGGCTACGAGGTAATGAAGTTCTTCCCGGCCGAACAGGCTGGCGGCGCGGCCTATCTGAAATCGCTGTCATCCCCGCTCGCCGGAACGCTGTTCTGCCCGACCGGAGGGATTTCCCTGTCGAATGCCAGGGAGTATCTGTCGCTGCCGAACGTCGTTTGCGTCGGCGGTTCCTGGGTCGCGCCGAAGGATCTCGTCGCAAAGGGTGATTGGGCCGGCATTACAAGGCTTGCCGCCGAAGCCTTCGCGCTCAGGGGTTGA
- a CDS encoding CYTH domain-containing protein has protein sequence MAKEIERKFLVSSDGWRARADRGTSLLQAYVVTMDDRSTRVRLLDDAHARLTIKIGSGPLTRDEFEYDIPVADARDLIAKAIGVIIEKTRYRVEHEGFMWEIDVYAGVHLGLVIAEVEMRTEADKPDLPPWLGTEVTGDPRYSNQSLATLPVGF, from the coding sequence ATGGCCAAGGAAATAGAACGGAAATTTCTTGTCTCATCCGATGGCTGGCGCGCACGGGCCGATCGTGGCACATCTCTGCTTCAGGCCTATGTCGTTACGATGGACGACCGCTCGACACGCGTCCGGTTGCTGGACGATGCCCATGCCAGATTGACGATAAAGATTGGCAGCGGGCCTCTGACACGCGACGAGTTCGAGTACGACATTCCCGTTGCCGATGCCAGAGATCTGATCGCAAAGGCGATCGGCGTCATCATCGAGAAAACCCGCTACAGGGTGGAGCACGAGGGTTTCATGTGGGAAATCGATGTCTATGCCGGCGTCCATCTCGGACTGGTTATTGCGGAGGTTGAAATGAGGACGGAGGCCGACAAGCCTGATCTGCCTCCATGGCTGGGCACCGAAGTGACCGGCGACCCGCGCTATTCGAACCAGTCCCTTGCGACCCTCCCTGTCGGGTTTTAA
- a CDS encoding helix-turn-helix transcriptional regulator, with protein sequence MSRSARLLDLIQLLRTHRRPVSGSVLAERMGISLRTLYRDVATLQAQGADIQGAPGFGYVLRPGFLMPPMMLSEEEIEALVLGARWVAACADDGLKDAARNAITKIAAVLPADLRHELETNSLLVSSKLRPKVGSTDMAVLRDAIRQGFKLDIGYADINGRTTSRRVWPFALGYFEETRVLAAWCELRDDFRHFRAERIGSMIVTDQRVPQTRQQLLAEWRRVHNIPSDM encoded by the coding sequence ATGTCACGTTCCGCCCGTTTGCTCGATCTCATCCAGCTTTTGCGCACCCATCGGCGCCCGGTCAGTGGCAGTGTTCTGGCCGAGCGCATGGGGATCAGCCTGCGCACGCTCTACCGGGATGTCGCGACGCTGCAGGCGCAGGGTGCCGATATCCAAGGCGCGCCGGGGTTCGGCTATGTCCTGCGGCCCGGTTTTCTGATGCCGCCGATGATGCTCAGTGAGGAGGAAATCGAGGCGCTGGTGCTTGGCGCCCGCTGGGTGGCGGCCTGTGCCGATGATGGACTTAAGGACGCGGCCCGCAACGCCATTACGAAGATCGCCGCCGTACTGCCTGCCGATCTCAGGCACGAGTTGGAGACCAACTCGCTGCTCGTCTCCTCAAAACTCAGACCGAAGGTCGGCAGCACGGACATGGCCGTCCTGCGCGACGCGATCAGGCAGGGGTTCAAGCTCGACATCGGCTATGCCGATATAAATGGCCGCACGACAAGCAGGCGCGTCTGGCCCTTCGCGCTCGGCTACTTCGAGGAAACGCGCGTGCTCGCCGCCTGGTGCGAACTGCGCGACGATTTCCGCCATTTCCGCGCCGAACGGATCGGCTCCATGATCGTGACCGACCAGCGCGTGCCGCAGACGCGACAACAGCTTTTGGCCGAATGGCGGCGTGTGCACAACATCCCGAGCGACATGTAA
- a CDS encoding VOC family protein, translating to MKADYILLAVDNPAESANFYQLVFGATPLELSPGFALFEMNETTKLGLWARKNIEPKVIVDAGGSEIAISVEGRESVDSLHSEWIRKGVTILQEPVAMDFGYTFTGSDPDGHRLRVFTPDGI from the coding sequence ATGAAAGCAGACTATATCCTCCTTGCCGTCGATAATCCGGCTGAAAGCGCCAATTTCTATCAGCTGGTATTCGGCGCCACACCACTCGAACTTTCACCCGGTTTCGCGCTTTTCGAGATGAACGAGACCACCAAGCTCGGTCTCTGGGCCAGAAAGAACATAGAGCCGAAGGTGATCGTGGATGCAGGCGGAAGCGAAATCGCCATATCCGTCGAGGGTCGCGAAAGCGTCGACTCTTTGCATTCCGAATGGATCAGGAAAGGCGTTACGATCCTGCAGGAGCCCGTGGCGATGGACTTTGGCTACACCTTTACCGGCAGCGATCCCGATGGTCACCGTTTGCGGGTCTTCACACCGGATGGCATCTGA
- a CDS encoding rhodanese-related sulfurtransferase, with protein sequence MTDNAHTPLQDTAGQFLVAALYHFVAFERFADFRAPLQQVCDDNGVKGTLLLAHEGINGTIAGTDTGIHAVLALLRSQREFSSLEHKESRASAMPFLRMKVRLKKEIVTMGVEDIDPNRIVGTYVAPADWNALISDPDTLVIDTRNDYETAIGTFRGALDPKTKSFRDFPDWVKNNPGLHNKPKIAMYCTGGIRCEKATAFMKDQGFEEVYHLKGGILKYLEDMPEEDSLWDGACFVFDDRVSVTHGLKEGDHTLCHACRQPLTPESLASPHHEEGVSCVHCYDTRTPEDRMRYRQRQQQIQLAKKRGGRHLGS encoded by the coding sequence ATGACAGACAATGCACATACACCCCTGCAGGACACCGCCGGCCAATTTCTGGTAGCGGCCCTCTACCATTTCGTTGCGTTCGAGCGGTTCGCGGATTTTCGGGCTCCGCTGCAGCAGGTCTGCGACGACAACGGCGTGAAAGGCACGCTGCTTTTGGCGCATGAGGGCATAAACGGCACCATCGCCGGCACGGACACCGGCATTCACGCCGTTCTCGCCCTCCTCCGCAGCCAACGCGAATTCTCGAGCCTGGAGCACAAGGAAAGCCGGGCATCCGCCATGCCGTTCCTGCGCATGAAGGTGCGACTGAAAAAGGAAATCGTCACCATGGGCGTCGAGGATATCGACCCCAACCGGATCGTCGGTACCTATGTTGCACCGGCGGATTGGAACGCTCTGATTTCGGATCCGGATACATTGGTCATCGACACGCGCAACGACTATGAGACGGCAATCGGCACCTTTCGCGGCGCGCTCGACCCCAAGACCAAAAGTTTCCGCGACTTTCCGGACTGGGTGAAGAACAATCCCGGCCTGCACAATAAGCCGAAAATCGCCATGTACTGCACCGGCGGTATTCGCTGCGAAAAGGCGACGGCCTTCATGAAGGATCAGGGCTTTGAGGAGGTTTACCACCTCAAGGGCGGCATTCTGAAATATCTGGAGGACATGCCGGAAGAGGACAGCCTGTGGGATGGCGCCTGCTTCGTCTTCGACGACCGGGTCTCTGTGACCCATGGACTGAAAGAGGGAGACCACACCCTCTGCCACGCCTGCCGCCAGCCCCTGACGCCGGAGAGCCTCGCATCGCCCCACCACGAAGAAGGCGTTTCATGCGTGCACTGTTACGACACCCGCACACCGGAAGACCGGATGCGCTACCGCCAGCGCCAGCAGCAGATCCAACTGGCGAAGAAGCGTGGTGGCAGGCATCTGGGAAGTTGA
- a CDS encoding GH1 family beta-glucosidase, giving the protein MTDPKTLAARFPGDFIFGVATASFQIEGATKADGRKPSIWDAFSNMPGRVHNRDNGDTACDHYNRLDEDLDLIKSLGVEAYRFSIAWPRIIPEGTGPINEKGLDFYDRLVDGLKARNIKAFATLYHWDLPLALMGDGGWTARSTAYAYQRYAKTVIARLGDRLDAVATFNEPWCSVWLSHLYGIHAPGERNMDAALHALHFTNLAHGLGVATIRETQPNLPVGIVINPMHVYAGSDSAEDQAAAERAFDFHNGAFFGPIFKGEYPDRFLSALGHRMPRIEDGDMETISQAIDWWGVNYYTPMRVSHDPAEGAEFPATVAASFVSPEKTDIGWEIFPQALGDLIRTVNERYSLPDCYITENGAAYNMGVENGVVDDQPRLDYIAEHLAVTADLISEGYPMKGYFAWSLMDNFEWAEGYTMRFGIVHVDYDTQVRTIKKSGHWYKELAQQFPKGNHAVGG; this is encoded by the coding sequence ATGACCGACCCCAAGACCCTTGCAGCACGCTTTCCCGGCGATTTCATTTTCGGCGTGGCGACGGCCTCGTTCCAGATCGAGGGTGCGACCAAGGCCGATGGCCGCAAGCCGTCCATCTGGGATGCCTTCTCCAACATGCCGGGCCGGGTGCACAACCGCGACAATGGCGACACGGCCTGCGATCACTACAACCGTCTGGATGAAGATCTCGATCTGATCAAGAGCCTTGGCGTCGAGGCCTACCGCTTCTCGATCGCCTGGCCGCGTATCATCCCGGAAGGCACCGGCCCGATCAACGAGAAGGGCCTGGATTTCTACGATCGTCTCGTCGATGGCCTGAAAGCACGCAATATCAAGGCTTTCGCAACGCTCTATCATTGGGACCTGCCGCTGGCGCTGATGGGTGACGGCGGATGGACGGCGCGTTCCACGGCCTATGCCTACCAGCGCTATGCCAAGACGGTGATTGCCCGGCTCGGCGATCGCCTCGATGCGGTGGCGACATTCAATGAGCCCTGGTGCTCCGTCTGGCTCAGCCATCTCTATGGCATCCACGCTCCCGGCGAGCGCAACATGGATGCAGCGTTGCATGCGCTGCATTTCACCAATCTGGCTCATGGGCTGGGCGTGGCGACCATCCGTGAGACACAGCCGAACCTGCCCGTCGGCATCGTCATCAACCCCATGCATGTCTATGCCGGCAGCGACAGCGCGGAGGATCAGGCCGCGGCAGAGCGGGCCTTCGACTTCCACAACGGCGCCTTCTTCGGTCCGATCTTCAAGGGCGAATACCCTGACCGGTTCCTCTCCGCCCTCGGCCATCGCATGCCTCGGATCGAGGATGGCGACATGGAGACGATAAGCCAGGCGATCGACTGGTGGGGCGTCAATTACTACACGCCGATGCGCGTGTCCCACGATCCGGCCGAGGGCGCGGAATTCCCGGCAACTGTTGCAGCGTCCTTCGTCAGTCCGGAAAAGACCGATATCGGCTGGGAAATCTTTCCGCAGGCGCTGGGCGATCTCATCCGCACCGTCAACGAACGCTATTCATTGCCGGATTGTTACATCACCGAGAATGGCGCGGCCTATAATATGGGCGTCGAAAACGGCGTCGTCGACGATCAGCCAAGGCTCGACTACATCGCCGAGCACCTCGCCGTTACGGCCGACCTGATTTCGGAGGGCTATCCGATGAAGGGCTATTTTGCCTGGAGCCTGATGGACAATTTCGAATGGGCCGAGGGTTACACGATGCGCTTCGGTATTGTTCACGTGGACTATGATACACAGGTCCGCACGATCAAGAAGAGCGGACACTGGTACAAGGAACTGGCCCAGCAGTTTCCGAAGGGTAATCATGCGGTTGGCGGGTGA
- a CDS encoding type II toxin-antitoxin system RelE/ParE family toxin, giving the protein MIVVFTDAAEADIETIADYISHDNPARAVTFVRELIDRCERLSQSPHAFPLVPRYANSGVRRRPYRGYLIFYTVGADRIEILHIPNGVQDYEAILFPET; this is encoded by the coding sequence GTGATCGTCGTTTTTACCGACGCAGCCGAGGCGGATATCGAGACTATCGCGGATTATATCTCCCATGATAACCCGGCGCGTGCAGTAACCTTTGTTCGGGAGTTGATCGATCGCTGCGAGCGGTTGTCCCAATCGCCGCATGCTTTTCCGCTTGTTCCGCGCTACGCGAATTCCGGCGTTCGAAGGCGTCCTTATCGCGGCTACCTGATCTTTTATACAGTCGGCGCAGACAGGATCGAAATCCTGCACATACCGAATGGCGTCCAGGACTATGAAGCCATTCTTTTTCCTGAAACATGA
- a CDS encoding type II toxin-antitoxin system ParD family antitoxin: protein MASSANLGQHLEDYVTDLVANGRYKSRSEVLREGVRMIEDREKRLAALDLSIARGLADVEAGRVKPAKDVLARLVAKYEGGMKDGDS, encoded by the coding sequence ATGGCGAGCAGCGCGAACCTTGGGCAGCATTTGGAAGACTATGTGACCGATCTGGTGGCAAACGGGCGCTACAAGTCTCGAAGCGAAGTGCTGCGAGAAGGTGTCCGGATGATCGAGGACCGCGAGAAGAGACTGGCCGCACTCGATCTTTCGATCGCCCGCGGGCTTGCGGATGTAGAGGCTGGCCGAGTGAAACCTGCCAAGGATGTGCTCGCACGCCTTGTCGCGAAATATGAAGGTGGGATGAAAGACGGCGATTCGTGA
- a CDS encoding Gfo/Idh/MocA family protein has product MPIEGSSSETRDKRIRLGMVGGGSGAFIGAVHRMAARLDDHFELVAGALSSTPEKAKASGAELGLDPARSYSDFKDMAIREAKLKNGIEAVAIVTPNHVHYDAAKEFLKRGIHVICDKPLTSTLSDARKLKKLADESDALFVLTHNYTGYPMVRQAREMIANGDIGAVRLVQMEYPQDWLTENIEQSGQKQAAWRTDPSKSGAGGSTGDIGTHAYNLGAFVSGLELEELAADLDSFVEGRALDDNAHVMMRFKEKDGQRAKGMLWCSQVAPGHENGLMVRVYGTKGGLEWTQKDPNYLWYTPFGEPKRLITRAGAGAGAAAARVSRIPSGHPEGYLEGFANIYTEAARAIFAKRKGEAVDPAVIYPTIDDGMKGMVFVDACVQSSKRNGAWIRV; this is encoded by the coding sequence ATGCCCATCGAAGGAAGCTCTTCGGAAACCCGAGACAAGCGCATTCGCCTCGGCATGGTCGGCGGCGGGTCGGGCGCCTTTATCGGCGCCGTCCACCGCATGGCCGCTCGGCTCGACGATCATTTCGAACTGGTGGCCGGCGCGCTGTCGTCCACACCGGAAAAAGCCAAGGCGTCGGGTGCCGAACTCGGCCTTGATCCGGCCCGCAGCTATTCCGATTTCAAGGACATGGCGATCCGAGAGGCCAAGCTGAAGAACGGTATCGAGGCGGTTGCGATCGTCACGCCGAACCATGTGCATTACGACGCGGCTAAAGAATTCCTGAAGCGTGGCATCCACGTCATCTGCGACAAGCCGCTGACTTCGACGCTCTCGGATGCGCGCAAGCTGAAGAAGCTGGCGGACGAAAGCGACGCGCTGTTCGTGCTGACCCACAACTACACCGGCTATCCGATGGTACGGCAGGCCCGTGAAATGATTGCCAATGGTGATATCGGTGCCGTCCGCCTGGTCCAGATGGAATATCCGCAGGATTGGCTGACCGAGAATATCGAACAGTCCGGCCAGAAACAGGCTGCGTGGCGCACCGACCCGTCGAAGTCCGGAGCCGGGGGCTCCACCGGGGACATCGGCACCCACGCCTATAATCTCGGCGCCTTTGTGTCCGGTCTCGAGCTGGAGGAGCTTGCCGCCGATCTTGACAGCTTCGTCGAGGGCCGGGCGCTCGATGACAATGCGCATGTGATGATGCGCTTCAAGGAAAAGGACGGCCAGCGTGCCAAGGGCATGCTCTGGTGCAGCCAGGTTGCTCCCGGCCACGAGAACGGTCTGATGGTGCGCGTCTACGGCACCAAGGGTGGGCTCGAATGGACCCAGAAGGACCCAAACTACCTCTGGTACACGCCGTTCGGCGAGCCCAAGCGCCTGATTACCCGCGCCGGTGCCGGTGCCGGTGCCGCCGCCGCCCGTGTTTCCCGCATTCCATCCGGCCATCCCGAAGGCTATCTGGAAGGCTTCGCCAACATATACACAGAGGCTGCCCGTGCAATCTTCGCCAAGCGTAAGGGCGAGGCCGTCGATCCGGCTGTCATCTATCCGACCATCGACGATGGTATGAAGGGCATGGTGTTCGTTGATGCCTGCGTCCAGTCTTCCAAGCGCAACGGCGCCTGGATCAGGGTTTAG
- a CDS encoding sugar phosphate isomerase/epimerase family protein, translating into MKTIKGPALFLGQFAGDAAPFNSWDSITKWAADCGYIGVQVPTWASQLIDLKQAASSKDYCDEFAGKARENGIEVTELSTHLQGQLVAVNPVYDEAFDGFAAPEVRGNPKARQEWAVEQVKMALTASQHLGIKAHATFSGALAWPFMYPWPQRPAGLVETAFDELARRWKPILDHAEDCGVDVAYEIHPGEDLHDGVTFEMFLDRVGNHPRANMLYDPSHYILQCLDYLENIDIYHERIKMFHVKDAEFNPTGRQGVYGGYQGWVNRAGRFRSPGDGQVDFGAVFSKLTANDFDGWAVVEWECALKHPEDGAREGAEFVRHHIIRVTEKAFDDFADSGTDDAANRRMLGL; encoded by the coding sequence ATGAAGACCATCAAGGGCCCGGCGCTTTTTCTCGGGCAGTTCGCGGGTGATGCCGCTCCTTTCAATTCCTGGGATTCCATCACCAAATGGGCTGCAGACTGCGGCTATATCGGTGTTCAGGTCCCGACATGGGCCAGTCAGCTGATCGACCTGAAACAAGCCGCATCCTCAAAGGATTATTGCGACGAATTTGCCGGCAAGGCACGGGAAAACGGTATCGAAGTGACCGAGCTTTCGACCCATCTCCAAGGCCAGCTGGTCGCGGTCAACCCGGTTTATGACGAGGCTTTCGACGGTTTTGCGGCGCCGGAAGTGCGCGGCAATCCGAAGGCGCGGCAGGAATGGGCGGTCGAACAGGTGAAGATGGCGCTGACCGCGTCACAGCATCTCGGCATCAAGGCGCATGCGACTTTTTCCGGCGCGCTTGCCTGGCCCTTCATGTATCCGTGGCCACAACGCCCGGCCGGTCTGGTGGAGACCGCGTTTGACGAACTGGCGCGCCGCTGGAAGCCGATCCTCGATCATGCTGAAGACTGCGGCGTCGATGTCGCCTATGAAATCCATCCCGGCGAGGATCTGCACGATGGCGTGACGTTCGAGATGTTTCTTGATCGCGTCGGCAACCATCCTCGCGCCAACATGCTCTACGATCCCTCGCACTATATCCTTCAGTGCCTGGATTATCTGGAGAACATCGACATCTACCACGAGCGCATCAAGATGTTCCACGTCAAGGACGCGGAGTTCAATCCGACGGGACGCCAGGGCGTCTATGGCGGTTACCAGGGCTGGGTCAATCGGGCCGGACGGTTCCGCTCACCGGGCGACGGCCAGGTCGATTTCGGCGCCGTATTCTCGAAACTGACGGCCAATGACTTCGACGGCTGGGCCGTGGTCGAATGGGAATGCGCGCTCAAGCACCCGGAAGACGGCGCGCGCGAAGGCGCCGAGTTCGTTAGGCATCACATCATCCGAGTGACGGAAAAGGCATTCGACGATTTTGCCGATAGCGGCACGGACGATGCAGCCAACCGGCGCATGCTGGGGCTTTGA
- a CDS encoding substrate-binding domain-containing protein, whose protein sequence is MRKGLFGVAAVAMMALTGVANAQEEKKVTIGVSIPAADHGWTSGVVFHAERVAKLLMEQHPGLNVIVKTSPDPASQANAVQDLETQGIDALVILPSDPDPLVNAIKEVKSKGTFVAIVDRAPSVNDNTVRDLYVAGNNPALGQTAGEYIKATTPDAEVVIIRGLPIPIDQQRQDGFDKGIEGSNVKVLDRQFGNWNRDDAFKVMQDYLTKYPKIDVVWCQDDDMAVGVLQAIDQAKRTDIQYVVAGAGSKDMIKKVMDGDKMIPVDVLYPPAMVGTALEMTVANFYGQVPVRGVYTIDATLVTKENAKDFYFPDSPF, encoded by the coding sequence ATGCGTAAAGGACTATTCGGCGTTGCCGCAGTCGCCATGATGGCGCTGACAGGCGTCGCCAACGCGCAGGAGGAAAAGAAGGTCACGATCGGCGTTTCGATCCCGGCCGCCGACCATGGCTGGACGTCCGGTGTGGTCTTCCATGCCGAGCGTGTCGCAAAGCTATTGATGGAACAGCATCCGGGCCTCAACGTCATCGTCAAGACCTCGCCGGATCCGGCCAGCCAGGCGAATGCCGTACAGGATCTCGAGACCCAGGGCATCGATGCGCTCGTGATCCTGCCATCCGATCCGGATCCGCTGGTCAATGCCATCAAGGAAGTCAAGAGCAAGGGCACGTTCGTCGCCATCGTCGATCGCGCACCGTCGGTCAACGACAATACGGTCCGTGACCTCTATGTGGCGGGCAACAATCCGGCGCTCGGCCAGACGGCCGGCGAGTATATCAAGGCAACCACGCCGGACGCCGAAGTGGTGATCATCCGGGGCTTGCCGATCCCGATCGATCAGCAGCGCCAGGACGGTTTCGACAAGGGCATCGAAGGCTCCAATGTGAAGGTTCTCGATCGTCAGTTCGGCAACTGGAACCGTGACGACGCTTTCAAGGTCATGCAGGATTATCTGACCAAATATCCGAAGATCGACGTGGTCTGGTGCCAGGACGACGATATGGCTGTCGGCGTGCTGCAGGCGATCGATCAGGCCAAGCGCACCGACATCCAGTATGTCGTGGCCGGTGCCGGCTCGAAGGACATGATCAAGAAGGTCATGGACGGCGACAAGATGATCCCGGTCGATGTGCTTTATCCGCCAGCAATGGTCGGTACGGCGCTCGAGATGACCGTTGCCAATTTCTACGGTCAGGTTCCGGTTCGCGGCGTCTATACGATCGACGCGACGCTCGTCACCAAGGAAAATGCCAAGGACTTCTACTTCCCCGATTCACCGTTCTGA
- a CDS encoding ABC transporter permease has product MNVNEETREIRRRSWRDVDLRAIAPFAALILLLILGALVNPNFISINNLANVATRSAFIAIIAVGATFVISSGDLDLSVGSMVAFVASLMIIFMNSGVIADPALMLTAAMAFTIVAGGLCGFANGLITTVGRIEPFIATLGTMGIYRGLTTWLSQGGAITLREPALQELYRPVYFGSILGLPVPIAIILAVTAVAAFILYRTRYGRHVVAVGSSADVARYSGIPVNRVRTIAFVIQGLCVAIAVLLYVPRLGSTSATTGILWELQAITAVVVGGTALKGGAGRVWGTICGAFILELVGNIMLLSNFISEYLIGAIQGSIIIIAMLVQRSLVRKS; this is encoded by the coding sequence ATGAACGTGAATGAGGAAACAAGAGAAATACGGCGCCGGAGTTGGCGGGATGTCGATCTTCGGGCCATAGCTCCCTTTGCGGCTTTGATCCTGCTTCTGATCCTCGGGGCGCTCGTCAATCCGAATTTCATCAGCATCAACAACCTTGCGAATGTCGCGACCCGTAGCGCCTTCATCGCGATCATCGCGGTTGGCGCGACCTTTGTCATCTCGTCGGGGGATCTTGATCTGTCTGTCGGATCGATGGTCGCCTTCGTTGCCAGCCTGATGATCATCTTCATGAATTCCGGCGTTATCGCCGACCCTGCCTTGATGCTGACGGCTGCCATGGCGTTTACGATCGTCGCGGGCGGTCTCTGCGGTTTTGCCAACGGTCTGATCACCACCGTCGGCAGGATCGAGCCGTTTATCGCCACCCTCGGCACGATGGGCATCTACCGCGGCCTGACGACGTGGCTGTCGCAGGGGGGCGCGATCACCTTGCGCGAGCCGGCGCTCCAGGAGCTTTACCGCCCGGTCTATTTCGGCTCCATCCTCGGCCTGCCGGTGCCGATCGCCATCATTCTGGCCGTGACCGCCGTCGCCGCCTTCATCCTTTACAGAACCCGGTACGGCCGGCATGTGGTGGCGGTGGGTTCCAGCGCCGATGTCGCCCGCTACTCCGGCATTCCGGTCAATCGGGTGCGCACCATCGCCTTTGTCATCCAGGGGCTTTGCGTGGCCATTGCGGTTCTTCTTTACGTACCGCGCCTCGGTTCGACGTCGGCGACGACGGGCATTCTCTGGGAACTCCAGGCGATCACCGCGGTCGTGGTCGGCGGCACGGCGCTGAAAGGCGGCGCGGGCCGGGTCTGGGGCACCATCTGCGGCGCCTTCATCCTGGAACTGGTCGGCAATATCATGCTGCTGTCCAACTTCATCAGCGAATATCTGATCGGCGCCATACAGGGCTCGATCATCATCATTGCGATGCTCGTTCAGCGCTCGCTGGTACGGAAATCGTGA